One Oscillospiraceae bacterium DNA window includes the following coding sequences:
- a CDS encoding 50S ribosomal protein L19 encodes MDVLKAITMDQLRTDMPNIQIGDTVKVYVKVREGAKERIQMYEGTVIKKKGGGIQETFTVRRLSSGIGVERTFPVNSPIIDKVVVVRHGKVRRAKLFYLRKRVGKAAKVRERLGD; translated from the coding sequence ATGGACGTTTTAAAAGCCATTACTATGGATCAGTTAAGAACTGACATGCCTAACATCCAGATCGGTGATACCGTGAAAGTGTATGTTAAGGTAAGAGAAGGTGCGAAAGAAAGAATTCAGATGTACGAAGGCACCGTTATCAAGAAAAAAGGCGGCGGAATCCAGGAAACCTTCACCGTTAGAAGATTATCTTCCGGTATCGGTGTTGAAAGAACCTTCCCGGTTAACTCCCCCATCATCGACAAAGTTGTAGTTGTAAGACACGGTAAAGTAAGAAGAGCAAAACTGTTCTACTTAAGAAAACGTGTTGGTAAAGCTGCAAAAGTTAGAGAAAGACTGGGCGACTAA
- a CDS encoding DUF4981 domain-containing protein encodes MYQKIHTKMPWTDMDVTQVNREAPHSQWGAYATKEEAFTCDILKSSNVKSLNGNWKFRYYDEVPEYGAHLDKNFTSEIAVPGNWEYFGFGEPVYTNFTYPWRYYETEGCVVYPTDDGEFTVVNAPEIPKKNPTGIYETTFTVDEDWCKKDTFIQFDGVETSYILWVNDKEVGYAEDSKLPSTFDITAFVKPGENTLTVQVMKIASSSYLEDQDYWYLAGIYRPVYLISKPRKRIVDVKVLTDYERGIGSIRSNILLNRVNGFANCSVTLEIFDGDKLIYQKTPEIGIESRHDDRIPDCNACLIRETVGEVEPWTPETPKLYTVICTLSDENGNVLDMESYRIGFKRVEIIKGVVHLNGQRMIVKGMNRHEHHVYTGRTLSREIIIREVENMKRMNINAVRTCHYPACREFYELCDEYGLMVMLECNVETHGVYGQLTRSPEWAAEFVNRAARMATFYKNHASIYCWSLGNESGVGPAHAAMYGWIKEYDPTRLCQYEGGEILDVSKRMSDTRPFMYAQQFMIRDMISDVDDDRPIILIEMLYQMLNAGSGVQRYVDCILKYPRFQGGFAWDLIDKGIATKDENGVEFYGYAGAFNESIRERECAPFFTNNGVMLGDYTWKPGAYELKMGYMPIIFRKPHYDHREITKFENRYLVSNTNMALDTSHYDVFATVYENGYPIKTVSVDLPLLKPGETIDWTYEVDYESKPNCKYHILFTVNAKDATKSYEAGYEIGYAQFELEHGKTQRTFVPEISSNYTVSEENNNITVTDGSFTVVFSKDNGTIKTMVKDGTTYLMEGWGHQFYRPACGTNCPGMPWGRNVIWDEMKTPTTNCLGVSYYQGSDGRVVVTAEHCTTGATGYNIYSKLTYTVLKDKVHVDVCYDMDKDIGDLPRIGEELVIPAGFEHIKFFGYGRNEAYCDRMLSPVKAVYESQVEQEHFPFNPPVENGGHESTEWLEISDDNGHKMRFEGDLPFHFDIHHNTVEDYLTAGYEHRLKRRPESYLHIDAKHAGIGGEMVWISSLYPENRVNADKYLFGFSITVE; translated from the coding sequence ATGTATCAGAAAATTCATACCAAGATGCCTTGGACAGACATGGATGTTACTCAGGTAAACCGTGAAGCTCCCCATTCTCAGTGGGGTGCTTATGCCACCAAAGAAGAAGCTTTTACCTGCGATATTTTAAAATCTTCCAATGTGAAGTCCTTAAACGGCAACTGGAAGTTCCGTTATTATGATGAAGTGCCCGAATATGGTGCCCACTTAGACAAAAACTTCACCTCCGAAATTGCAGTGCCCGGCAACTGGGAATATTTTGGTTTTGGCGAACCCGTTTACACCAACTTCACGTATCCCTGGAGATATTATGAAACTGAAGGTTGCGTGGTATATCCCACCGACGACGGAGAATTTACTGTGGTAAATGCTCCCGAAATTCCCAAGAAAAATCCTACCGGCATTTACGAAACCACCTTTACCGTGGACGAAGATTGGTGCAAAAAAGACACCTTCATTCAGTTTGACGGGGTGGAAACCTCTTATATTTTGTGGGTAAACGACAAGGAAGTGGGCTATGCAGAAGACAGCAAATTGCCCTCCACCTTTGATATTACTGCATTTGTAAAACCCGGTGAAAATACCCTGACCGTTCAGGTAATGAAGATTGCATCTTCTTCCTACTTAGAAGACCAGGACTACTGGTATTTAGCAGGGATTTACCGTCCCGTTTACTTAATTTCCAAACCCAGAAAACGAATTGTGGACGTGAAAGTGTTAACCGATTACGAACGAGGAATCGGAAGTATTCGTTCCAACATTTTATTAAATCGTGTGAACGGTTTTGCAAACTGTTCTGTGACCCTGGAAATTTTTGACGGGGATAAACTGATTTATCAAAAAACTCCCGAAATCGGTATCGAATCCAGACACGATGACCGCATTCCCGACTGTAATGCTTGTTTGATCAGAGAAACCGTTGGCGAAGTGGAACCCTGGACTCCCGAAACACCCAAGCTTTACACCGTGATTTGCACCTTATCGGATGAAAACGGCAATGTGTTGGATATGGAATCCTATCGCATCGGTTTCAAACGTGTTGAAATTATCAAAGGTGTGGTTCACTTAAACGGTCAGAGAATGATTGTAAAAGGGATGAACCGTCACGAACATCACGTTTACACAGGTCGTACCTTAAGCCGCGAAATCATTATCCGTGAAGTGGAAAATATGAAGCGGATGAATATTAACGCTGTTAGAACCTGTCATTATCCTGCTTGCCGTGAATTTTATGAATTATGTGATGAATACGGCTTGATGGTAATGCTGGAATGTAACGTGGAAACTCATGGCGTATATGGACAGCTTACCCGTAGTCCCGAATGGGCGGCTGAATTTGTCAACCGTGCTGCTCGTATGGCTACTTTCTATAAAAACCACGCTTCAATATATTGCTGGTCCTTAGGAAACGAAAGTGGTGTTGGTCCTGCTCACGCAGCAATGTATGGCTGGATCAAAGAATACGACCCCACAAGACTGTGTCAGTACGAAGGCGGCGAAATTTTAGACGTGAGCAAACGGATGAGTGATACCCGTCCCTTTATGTACGCTCAGCAGTTTATGATTCGGGATATGATTTCCGATGTGGATGATGACAGACCCATCATCTTAATTGAAATGCTCTATCAGATGCTAAATGCCGGCTCCGGCGTGCAGCGTTATGTGGATTGCATCCTAAAATATCCCCGTTTCCAGGGTGGTTTTGCCTGGGATTTAATCGACAAAGGCATTGCTACCAAAGATGAAAACGGCGTGGAATTTTACGGTTATGCAGGTGCTTTCAACGAGTCTATCAGAGAAAGAGAATGTGCACCTTTCTTCACCAACAACGGTGTGATGCTGGGTGATTACACTTGGAAACCCGGTGCATACGAATTAAAAATGGGATATATGCCCATTATCTTCAGAAAGCCCCATTATGACCATCGTGAAATTACCAAATTTGAAAACAGATACTTAGTGTCCAACACCAATATGGCATTGGATACCAGCCATTACGATGTGTTTGCCACTGTGTATGAAAACGGTTATCCCATCAAAACTGTTTCTGTGGATTTACCCTTGTTAAAACCGGGTGAAACCATTGATTGGACCTACGAAGTGGATTACGAATCCAAACCCAACTGCAAATATCACATTCTTTTCACTGTAAATGCCAAAGACGCAACCAAATCTTATGAGGCAGGTTACGAAATCGGCTATGCCCAGTTTGAATTGGAACACGGCAAAACCCAAAGAACCTTTGTTCCCGAAATTTCTTCCAACTACACTGTGAGTGAAGAAAATAATAACATCACTGTAACTGACGGAAGCTTTACTGTGGTATTCTCAAAAGACAATGGTACCATAAAAACCATGGTAAAAGACGGCACCACCTACCTGATGGAAGGTTGGGGACATCAGTTCTATCGTCCTGCCTGCGGTACCAACTGTCCGGGTATGCCCTGGGGCAGAAACGTGATTTGGGATGAAATGAAAACCCCCACCACCAATTGCTTGGGCGTTTCCTATTATCAGGGTTCCGACGGCAGAGTGGTGGTAACTGCAGAACATTGCACCACCGGTGCCACCGGCTACAACATTTATTCCAAATTGACTTATACCGTGTTAAAAGATAAAGTGCACGTAGATGTTTGCTACGATATGGATAAAGATATCGGCGACCTGCCCAGAATCGGGGAAGAATTGGTAATTCCCGCAGGATTTGAACATATCAAATTCTTTGGCTATGGCAGAAACGAAGCTTACTGTGACAGAATGCTCTCTCCCGTGAAAGCGGTTTACGAAAGCCAAGTGGAACAAGAACATTTCCCCTTCAATCCTCCCGTGGAAAACGGTGGGCACGAATCCACCGAATGGCTGGAAATTTCTGATGATAACGGCCATAAAATGCGATTTGAAGGCGACTTACCCTTCCACTTTGACATTCATCACAACACCGTAGAAGACTATTTAACCGCAGGTTACGAACATCGTCTGAAAAGAAGACCGGAAAGCTATCTGCACATCGACGCAAAACACGCCGGTATTGGTGGAGAAATGGTTTGGATTTCTTCTCTCTATCCGGAAAATCGTGTGAATGCGGATAAGTACTTGTTCGGCTTCTCCATCACTGTAGAGTAA
- a CDS encoding copper amine oxidase N-terminal domain-containing protein: MKQKFLSLLLLFNILFSCAVLPTVSASSQNDLSQIDKTQTISVIVDGDAILFDQPPVLIEGRVMVPIRAIAEKMGDQVLWSTEDQSTLVIHADKMVVFKNNITHITVASGYAMEDWETYHTDVPPQIVGDRTLTPVRAIAECLGATVAWDDATKTVTITTSPKAETTITEQTLKYFSAEYQWLYDIDSNSEILWK; this comes from the coding sequence ATGAAACAAAAATTTTTAAGTTTGTTACTCCTGTTTAACATCCTCTTTTCATGCGCTGTCTTGCCGACAGTTTCTGCTTCCTCGCAGAACGACCTTTCCCAAATCGATAAAACACAAACCATCAGTGTTATAGTAGACGGTGATGCAATTTTATTTGATCAGCCCCCTGTTTTGATTGAGGGCAGAGTAATGGTTCCCATTCGTGCCATTGCAGAAAAAATGGGCGATCAGGTGCTCTGGAGCACGGAAGACCAGTCTACCTTAGTGATTCATGCGGATAAAATGGTGGTATTTAAAAATAATATTACTCATATAACGGTTGCATCAGGATATGCGATGGAAGACTGGGAAACCTATCACACAGATGTTCCGCCTCAAATCGTGGGAGACAGAACCTTAACTCCGGTAAGAGCTATTGCAGAATGCCTGGGAGCTACTGTGGCATGGGATGATGCTACAAAAACAGTTACCATCACCACCTCCCCAAAAGCAGAAACCACCATCACCGAACAAACCTTAAAATATTTCAGCGCAGAATATCAGTGGTTATATGATATTGATTCCAATTCGGAAATTCTGTGGAAATAA
- a CDS encoding dipicolinate synthase, which yields MMGKKILVIGGDLRQIFAAKHCKEQGFDVRVYGFHEDYLMGLSEPADLSEMLSDSDCVMLPLPVTRDGKLLNTPLWEGEISLHELFFKIPKHTTVFCGMAQKLPDCFQNRVTDYADDEGFLLQNAYLTAEAALELAIAKTPISLLGASVLITGYGRIGYFLAKMMCSLGAVTYVASRSPAHLTKMKLDGCIPVSYDVLSDELPKMDIIFNTVPFMVFSEDLLKKIPKNCLFVDLASLPGGVDREAAQKLGVEVTHALSLPGKVAPVSSGKVVADTVIRLLSNKIGNKE from the coding sequence ATGATGGGTAAAAAAATTTTGGTTATCGGTGGTGACTTACGGCAGATTTTTGCTGCAAAACATTGTAAGGAGCAGGGGTTTGACGTAAGGGTATATGGTTTTCATGAGGACTATCTTATGGGGTTATCCGAACCTGCTGATTTGTCGGAAATGCTATCCGATTCCGATTGTGTCATGTTACCACTTCCGGTTACACGGGACGGGAAATTGCTGAATACTCCCCTTTGGGAAGGAGAAATTTCTTTACACGAGCTGTTTTTCAAAATACCAAAACACACAACTGTTTTTTGCGGAATGGCACAAAAACTTCCGGATTGTTTTCAAAACCGGGTAACCGATTATGCCGATGACGAAGGTTTTTTATTACAAAATGCCTATCTTACCGCAGAGGCAGCCTTGGAACTGGCAATTGCAAAAACGCCTATTTCATTGCTGGGCGCATCTGTTTTAATTACCGGATACGGCAGAATCGGGTACTTTCTGGCAAAGATGATGTGTTCTTTGGGAGCCGTTACCTATGTGGCATCCCGAAGCCCTGCCCATCTTACGAAAATGAAGCTGGATGGATGCATTCCTGTGTCCTATGATGTGCTTTCCGATGAATTACCCAAAATGGATATCATATTTAACACCGTTCCCTTTATGGTTTTTTCAGAAGATTTGCTAAAGAAAATACCCAAAAACTGTCTGTTTGTGGATTTGGCATCTCTTCCGGGCGGTGTTGACCGGGAAGCTGCACAAAAGCTGGGAGTGGAGGTCACACATGCCTTATCTCTTCCCGGCAAGGTTGCCCCTGTTTCCTCAGGAAAAGTTGTGGCGGATACCGTAATTCGCCTGCTTTCCAATAAAATCGGCAATAAGGAATGA
- a CDS encoding dipicolinate synthase subunit B encodes MNSIKVGYCLTGSYCTFQKSLAVLSGLLEDGFEVFPMMSENAYKTDTRFGKASEFIEKIEQTTGKKVLATISEVEPIGPKKYIDVMVVSPCTGNTLSKLANGITDTAATMAVKASLRNGIPVVLALATNDGLGQSAKSLGVMLPVKNVYFVPLSQDDPVKKPTSLVCDFTKVKDTIKLALEGTQIQPVIK; translated from the coding sequence ATGAATTCAATTAAGGTTGGCTATTGTCTGACCGGTTCCTATTGTACCTTCCAAAAATCATTGGCAGTGCTTTCCGGGCTTTTGGAGGACGGTTTTGAGGTGTTCCCCATGATGAGTGAAAACGCTTACAAAACCGATACCCGCTTTGGAAAAGCATCTGAATTTATCGAAAAAATTGAGCAAACGACAGGAAAAAAAGTGCTGGCTACCATCAGCGAGGTGGAGCCTATCGGTCCGAAAAAGTACATTGACGTGATGGTGGTTTCTCCCTGCACGGGTAACACCTTATCCAAACTGGCAAACGGCATTACCGACACTGCTGCCACGATGGCGGTAAAAGCGTCTTTACGTAACGGTATTCCGGTGGTGCTTGCTCTTGCCACCAATGACGGACTGGGCCAGTCTGCCAAAAGTTTGGGTGTGATGCTTCCTGTGAAAAACGTGTATTTTGTGCCGTTATCCCAGGATGACCCCGTGAAGAAACCCACTTCTTTGGTATGCGATTTTACCAAAGTGAAGGATACCATCAAATTAGCATTGGAAGGAACACAAATCCAGCCGGTAATCAAATAG
- a CDS encoding MerR family transcriptional regulator: protein MEQKYLFSIGEVAKAVGITRKTILNYETKGLIKPDKKEGATANRYYTIDTFTQIRTIRVFQNLGLSLDEIRTYFNESADLHPMINRLEKMRDELNLTIEKLKERTNTHGNIIKEITIEPQAIYQRTYHAGSIADKTNLLRDTALEAFRQYGTDTTKRMYFTEHTLKSPDEVAYCVAVPPESKGEFIQYLPTLKAISFFHHGAYEEIPKARQSLIVYAEENNLKLSGVFRNLYLEGPPQHKDPNKFITQIIAILED, encoded by the coding sequence ATGGAGCAAAAATACTTATTTTCTATCGGAGAAGTGGCAAAAGCCGTAGGAATTACCCGAAAAACAATTTTAAATTATGAAACCAAAGGGCTCATTAAGCCCGACAAAAAAGAGGGTGCCACCGCCAACAGATACTACACCATTGACACCTTTACCCAAATTCGTACCATTCGTGTATTTCAGAATCTGGGCCTTTCTCTCGATGAAATTCGTACATATTTTAACGAATCTGCCGATTTGCATCCGATGATCAACCGACTGGAAAAAATGAGAGATGAACTGAATCTCACCATAGAAAAACTCAAAGAACGCACCAATACACACGGCAACATCATCAAGGAAATTACCATTGAACCCCAAGCCATCTATCAACGTACTTATCACGCCGGTAGCATAGCAGATAAAACCAACCTGCTTCGGGATACAGCATTAGAGGCATTCCGACAATACGGAACAGATACCACCAAACGAATGTATTTTACAGAGCATACCCTAAAGTCTCCCGATGAGGTTGCCTACTGTGTTGCTGTTCCGCCGGAAAGCAAGGGAGAATTCATTCAATATCTTCCTACCTTAAAAGCAATTTCCTTCTTTCATCACGGTGCCTATGAGGAAATTCCAAAAGCCAGACAGAGTCTGATTGTCTACGCAGAAGAAAACAACCTGAAGCTGTCAGGAGTATTCCGTAATCTTTATTTAGAAGGACCACCCCAGCATAAAGACCCAAACAAATTTATCACCCAAATTATCGCTATATTAGAAGATTAA
- a CDS encoding S-layer homology domain-containing protein — MKKLIGLLLCFCMLMAAFPTATFAALGEAAETIETFGITMNGFHSGVTEEDVTFSVSDDRLEISEVSWVGTKTAQDTFYAKKEYNLFVTVKVKSGVDANFSEDFGVEDVQTTNLDKVSRLNLQSVIRKNVKLHFIVKTDATGEMITAAEEEALKHKHCYCGGYINIGDHTSHTEVTYSPISAADTKITYTQNVAYVYLTEDIVLADTLNIGGNKTLYLCLNGHALKKGSEAGSVINVKTGGKLYLCNCTRDAGGQITGGWEEYGAGIHSYGTVYMYGGVITKNKGGYGGGVYNHANFYMYGGDIYDNEALYGGGVWNANDSNWNFEMYEGTITLNTAVCGGGIWNNDNAVLTLKGGVIQQNIASTAGGGIWNNGGTLEIDGAMLLENISRNGGGVWNNGGTFFLKSGNISKNIGSSDPYELDGYAGGVWNNGGLFHMSGGEITFNRSYVGGGVWVNDGSEFVMSSGVIAENEAVGGAGIYIQYEDKMVGPGTARLSGNAGIVSNYGSVGAGAYVKGILNMEGAAEIILNQAEEYADIAVEEGGVVNQNAAMPTKFIDVAADAYYLEPVKWAVEKGITTGTTDVTFSPDEKCLRGQVVTFLYRMHGSPETDGFYFADTKPSDYFYDATRWAWELKMERTAAFSPNHYCSRAAAIRYMWIAAGSPQVNRKGLPFTDIPEDANYRDAVAWALETGITTGTTPVTFSPDDSCTRAQIVTFLYRAFKS; from the coding sequence ATGAAAAAACTAATTGGTCTTTTGTTATGTTTTTGTATGTTAATGGCGGCATTTCCCACAGCGACCTTTGCTGCCTTGGGAGAAGCTGCAGAAACCATTGAAACCTTTGGCATCACCATGAACGGTTTTCATAGCGGCGTAACCGAGGAAGATGTTACCTTCAGCGTTTCCGATGACCGTTTGGAAATTTCGGAGGTAAGCTGGGTTGGCACAAAAACCGCTCAGGATACCTTTTATGCGAAAAAGGAATATAACCTTTTTGTAACGGTGAAGGTGAAAAGCGGAGTGGATGCCAATTTTTCCGAGGATTTTGGTGTTGAAGATGTGCAAACCACCAATTTGGACAAGGTAAGCAGATTGAATTTGCAGTCTGTAATTCGTAAAAACGTAAAACTGCATTTCATCGTAAAAACCGATGCCACGGGAGAAATGATTACTGCGGCAGAGGAAGAAGCATTAAAGCATAAACATTGTTACTGCGGCGGTTATATCAATATCGGTGACCATACCTCACACACTGAGGTTACCTATTCGCCCATCAGTGCAGCGGATACGAAAATCACCTATACTCAGAATGTTGCGTATGTGTATTTGACCGAAGACATCGTTCTCGCAGATACCTTAAATATCGGCGGCAACAAAACATTGTATCTTTGCTTAAATGGTCACGCTCTGAAAAAAGGATCGGAAGCAGGTAGCGTTATCAATGTGAAAACCGGCGGTAAGCTGTATCTTTGTAACTGTACCCGTGATGCCGGCGGTCAAATCACCGGCGGTTGGGAAGAATATGGTGCAGGGATTCACAGCTACGGAACCGTTTATATGTACGGTGGCGTTATCACCAAAAACAAAGGCGGATACGGTGGCGGTGTGTATAACCATGCCAACTTCTATATGTACGGCGGCGACATTTATGACAACGAAGCACTCTATGGCGGCGGTGTTTGGAATGCCAACGATTCCAATTGGAATTTTGAGATGTATGAAGGCACTATCACCTTAAATACTGCGGTATGCGGTGGCGGTATCTGGAATAATGACAATGCCGTTCTCACCTTAAAAGGTGGGGTAATCCAGCAAAATATTGCTTCCACCGCCGGCGGTGGTATCTGGAACAACGGCGGCACTTTAGAGATTGACGGTGCGATGTTGTTAGAGAATATTTCCCGTAACGGTGGTGGCGTTTGGAATAACGGCGGCACATTTTTCTTAAAGAGCGGCAACATTTCCAAAAATATCGGAAGCTCCGACCCCTATGAACTGGATGGCTACGCCGGCGGTGTGTGGAATAACGGCGGTCTGTTTCATATGTCGGGCGGCGAAATCACCTTTAACCGTTCCTACGTTGGCGGTGGCGTTTGGGTCAACGACGGCAGTGAATTCGTGATGTCAAGCGGTGTTATCGCAGAAAACGAAGCGGTAGGCGGTGCCGGCATCTATATCCAGTATGAAGACAAAATGGTAGGACCCGGTACTGCCAGACTTTCCGGGAACGCCGGCATTGTTTCTAACTACGGTTCCGTGGGTGCCGGTGCTTATGTAAAAGGGATTCTCAATATGGAAGGCGCAGCCGAAATCATTTTAAATCAGGCAGAGGAATATGCCGATATTGCGGTGGAAGAAGGCGGTGTGGTAAACCAAAATGCCGCAATGCCCACCAAGTTTATTGATGTTGCGGCAGATGCGTATTACTTAGAACCCGTGAAATGGGCGGTGGAAAAGGGAATTACCACCGGTACCACCGACGTTACCTTCTCTCCCGATGAAAAATGTTTAAGAGGGCAGGTGGTAACCTTCCTTTACCGTATGCACGGAAGCCCCGAAACCGACGGCTTCTATTTTGCAGATACCAAGCCCTCCGATTATTTCTATGATGCAACCCGTTGGGCATGGGAACTAAAAATGGAACGGACAGCTGCCTTTTCTCCCAATCACTATTGCAGTCGTGCTGCAGCCATCCGCTATATGTGGATTGCGGCAGGTAGCCCTCAGGTGAACAGAAAGGGTCTTCCCTTTACCGATATTCCCGAGGATGCAAACTACCGAGATGCAGTTGCCTGGGCATTGGAAACCGGTATCACCACCGGTACAACTCCCGTCACTTTCTCTCCCGATGATAGTTGCACCAGAGCACAGATTGTAACCTTCTTATACAGAGCGTTCAAATCATAA